The Candidatus Omnitrophota bacterium genome has a segment encoding these proteins:
- the lexA gene encoding transcriptional repressor LexA: MTDRQREILEYLISKIREQGFPPSIREIGQDLGISSLRGVTSHLDALAKKGYIQRDRHARGIRVMAGAAGNPLPENAVELPVVGAISAGQPILAVEEIDETLVVDERFTRGEGCFALRIEGDSITGAGILDGDFVVVRQQPNANDGDVVAVGVGDKATVKRFFRDTKNRVIRLEPENPLMETIVISEQEENVHILGKVVGVLRRLG, encoded by the coding sequence ATGACAGACCGGCAGCGTGAGATCCTCGAATACCTTATTTCCAAAATCAGAGAGCAGGGCTTCCCTCCTTCCATCCGTGAGATCGGCCAGGATTTAGGCATTTCCAGCCTGCGCGGCGTGACCAGCCACCTCGATGCCCTGGCAAAGAAGGGCTATATTCAGCGCGACCGTCATGCGCGCGGGATTCGGGTTATGGCCGGAGCTGCGGGCAACCCGCTTCCCGAGAATGCCGTCGAATTGCCGGTGGTGGGGGCTATTTCCGCGGGCCAGCCTATTTTGGCGGTGGAAGAAATTGATGAGACCCTGGTTGTGGATGAGCGCTTTACGCGCGGCGAGGGCTGTTTTGCGCTGCGGATTGAGGGCGACAGCATTACCGGCGCCGGGATCCTGGACGGCGATTTTGTGGTGGTGCGCCAGCAGCCCAACGCCAATGACGGAGATGTCGTGGCTGTGGGTGTGGGGGACAAGGCCACGGTCAAACGCTTTTTCCGCGACACCAAGAACCGGGTCATTCGCTTGGAACCTGAGAACCCCTTGATGGAAACGATTGTGATTTCCGAACAGGAAGAGAACGTGCACATCCTGGGCAAGGTGGTCGGGGTTTTAAGGCGTCTGGGCTAG
- a CDS encoding CbiX/SirB N-terminal domain-containing protein: protein MKEFVLIAAHGSKNPKTPEEIRELSARLSTELRGIPVEIAYLEILKPDIAEGIERCVGHGAAKITVLPYFLNTGKHVEQDIPTLVDAARFKYPEVRIDLLPHVGAHPSMVQLCKDLLKG from the coding sequence ATGAAAGAATTCGTTTTGATCGCAGCCCATGGCAGCAAGAACCCCAAGACCCCGGAAGAGATCCGCGAACTCAGCGCGCGGCTCTCCACAGAGTTGCGGGGAATCCCTGTGGAAATTGCGTATTTGGAGATTTTGAAACCGGATATAGCGGAAGGAATTGAACGCTGCGTAGGGCATGGCGCTGCGAAGATCACGGTGCTCCCCTATTTCCTGAACACCGGAAAGCATGTGGAGCAGGATATCCCCACCCTAGTCGATGCCGCTCGCTTCAAGTACCCGGAAGTGCGCATCGACCTTCTGCCCCATGTGGGAGCCCACCCCAGTATGGTTCAGTTGTGCAAGGATCTTCTCAAGGGCTAG